GCATTGGCTTCCAAAGCAAATTATGAGTGGTTACAATTCAACGATGAGAAGAAAGAAGGTACCTTCATTTCTGCTCCTGAAAGAATCCAGATTCCGGAGGACATCAAGGAACAGCTTATTGTCGAACTTTACTCTAAATAATTTTTTAATCAAATTTTTGCTCAACCCAATAATATGGCAATTTTACAATTCATAAAACCCGATAAAGTAATTTTACTTAACTCTGATCAATTTAGAGGTCAATTTGAATTCAGACCACTAGAACAAGGTTTCGGGCTTACAATCGGTAATGCTTTGAGAAGAGTGTTGCTTTCTTCTCTGGAAGGTTATGCTATTTCATCTATCAAAATAGAAGGTGTAGAGCACGAATTTTCAACTATTTCAGGAGTAATCGAAGATGTTACCGAAATTATTCTTAACCTTAAGCAGGTAAGATTAAAATCTACGGCAGAAAACCAGACTAGTGAGCAGGTTGTAGCCAAGGTTTCGGGGCAGACGGTTATTACTGCTGGAGATTTAGGGAAGTCTATCAACGGATTCCAGGTGCTGAACCCGGAACTTGTGATCTGCAACCTGAACAGTGATGTAACTTTCGAAATTACTTTCAACATAGAAAAAGGAAGAGGATATGTTCCTTCTGAACAAAATAAGTCAAACAATGCACCGATCGGTACAATTGCCATAGACTCTATTTTTACGCCAATCAAGAAAGTACAATACAGCATTGAAAATTATCGTGTAGAGCAAAAAACAGACTACGAAAAACTTGTATTAGATATTGAAACTGATGGTTCCATCAGTCCTCAGAATGCTTTAACAGAAGCTTCCAAGATATTGATTTATCATTTCATGCTGTTCTCTGATGAGAGAATCACACTTGAAACGGAAGCGGTAAAAGCATCGATCCAGTACGATGAAGAAACACTTCATACAAGACAACTCCTGAAGTCTAAATTAGCAGACATGGATCTTTCCGTAAGAGCCCTGAACTGCCTGAAAGCGGCTGAAGTGGAAACCCTTGGAGAATTGGTATCTTACAGTAAGTCTGATTTGATGAAATTCAGAAATTTTGGTAAAAAATCTTTGACAGAACTAGAAGAATTAGTGCATTCAAAAGGTCTTAACTTCGGTTTCGACGTTGCAAAATATAAGTTAGACGCTGATAAATAATTAATAATGAGACACGGTAAAAAATTCAATCACTTAGGAAGAACGGCTTCTCACAGAAGTGCTTTACTTTCTAATATGGCTTGTTCTCTAATTGAGCATAAAAGAATCAACACTACTGTAGCTAAAGCAAAAGCTTTACGAGTATATGTTGAGCCCCTATTAACAAAAGCAAAAGAAGATACTACACACAACAGAAGAATTGTTTTTTCATATCTTCAGAATAAAGAAGCGGTTACTGAACTGTTCAGATCAGTAGCGCCTAAAATCGCTGAGAGAAATGGTGGGTATACAAGAATCATCAAGACAGGTTTCAGACTTGGTGATGCTGCTGATATGGCTCTTATCGAACTGGTAGACTTCAATGAGCTTTACAATCCGAATGCGGAAGAGAAAAAAGCAACAAGAAGAAGCAGAAGATCTGCAACAGCTGTTAAGAAAGAAACTGTAGCTGCTGAAGCTGAAGCTCCTGCAGTAGAAGAAAAAGCTGCTGAGCCAACTGCTCAGGCTGCTGATTCTACAGAGGAAAAAACTGAAGAATAATATTCATCAGATATAAATGCAAAACCGTTCAGATTTCTGAACGGTTTTTTTGTATCCTAAAGTGTAATTGATTTGTATCTTTAGAATGCATAAAATTGTTTTACCCAAAAAGTTGTAATCATGAAAATAGTAAATCAAAAATTATCAAAAACACTTGCTTCCGAAACAGTAATTTTTACAGCAACATCAAACAAAGGCGGCGAGATGGTCCCGGACAGCATCATCATTCATTTCACGGCCGGGCGGAGTTCAGAAAGTTCCGTGGCATGGTTCAGGGATCCCGAAGCAAAAGCATCTGCCCATATTGTTATAGACAGGGAAGGCAAGATTACCCAGATGGTTGAATTCAACCGGAAAGCGTGGCATGCAGGCGTAAGCAGGTGGGCAGACCGGTCCGGATTCAATAATTTTTCAATCGGCATTGAGCTTGACAATCCCGGAAGGCTTACTAAGGTCAATGACCGCTTTTATTCATGGTTCGGAAAAGAGTATCCGAAAGAAGTGGTGGTAGAAGCAAAGCATAAACATGAAAAGAGTATTTCTTTCTGGCATAATTTCACGGAGAAACAGATTGATTCCTGCTTCAGGATATGTAAGCTGTTAATGGAGACATACCAAATTAAAGATATTCTCGGTCATGATGATATTGCCCCGTTCCGGAAAAATGACCCGGGTCCCGCTTTCCCGATGGAAAGTTTCAGGGCAAAACTGTTCGGAAGGCATGATGATACGGGGGATATCTATAAAATAACAGAAAACAATACAAACCTGAGATCAGGTGCAGGAACAACATTCGAGAGTATGGCCAGGCTGCCTTTAAATACAGAAGTAGAATTTATAAAAAGTAAATCCGGATGGTTCTATGTCTATGTTCTTAAAACCCCTGGCAGCAGTGGAGAGCCCCTCTATGGCTGGGTCAGCGGATCTCTGCTGAAGAAATTATAACAGCGTAATAAAACATAAAGCAAAAGCCTTCATACGCATTCAGTCTGAAGGCTTTTTATATTTAAATTTTTGTTTTTACCAGTTCAACAATATTATTTCCCTGGTCTAAGATCAGGCTGTCGCCTTTCACCGTTGCTTTCATCTCCATTTTTTCGTAGATGGTTTGGTTTCCGGTAGATTCTACCTGATTCAGGATAAATGTTTTATTATTGCTTCTTACGCTCATTGTTTTTTCTTCGTAATTGAAAACCACCTTAGCAAGGCTCCCGTCAGTGGCTTTATAAACATAATCCGTTTTTATATACTTCTTTCCGTTGACATCCGTTTTGTACTGAATGGTGGAATCTATTTTTCCGTTATCAGCAAGTACGGCTCCCGAACTATCGGATTTTAATACGTTTTTATTTCCCCCTTCACTTTTTTTACAGCTTACAGTTGACAAAAGGAGTGCAGAGCTCAATATTACAAGCGCTTTTTTCATAATTTTTATTTTAATACATTATTTACTAAGGGTACTTTATTTTTTACTAAATTTAGTAAAAACAAAACCTAAAACAATAACCTGAACTCGAAACTTAAAAGATTACACAAAAGGGTAATTGATTCTGCTTTGTTTTTTCCTGACATTTGTCTTAAACAGAACTGAACATGAGCATTTCCATAGCCATTGTAGAAGACGAAAAGAACTACAACAACGCGTTGAAAAAAGTCATCAATTACCAGGATGACATGAACGTTGTTGCCCAGTTTTTTGATGGAAAGGAGGCGCTGTCGCAACTTTCTGATATTTCTCCGGATGTAGTGATGATGGATATCCAGCTGCCTGACATGCACGGAATAGAAGTCATGGAAAAACTGAGGATACATATTCCGAAAACCCATTTCATCATGTGTACCAGTTTTGAAGATGATGATAAAGTATTTAGTTCCCTTAAAGCCGGAGCCATCGGATATCTTGTAAAAGGCGAAAGCATGGATAAGATCCTTTCCTCGATCCGTGACGTCTGCAACGGCGGTGCCCCGATGAGTTTTTCCATCGCCCGGAAAGTACTCAGTCATTTTGAAAGAAAGCTGCCCGAAATAAAAGGCTTCGATGAGCTTACCGAACGTGAAAAAGAAATCCTCGAACTGTTATCCCAGGGACTGCTCTACAAAGAAATCGCCGACAAAAAATTCATCAGTATCGACACCGTAAAAAAACACGTCGGAAACACCTACAGAAAACTTCACGTCAACAATAAAGTGGAGGCTATTAATAAATTTAATTATTTTAAAAACTAAAAATTATGCAGAATCTCAAATCAAATCTCACCCATGCTGAAATAAAATTAAGTATGATTGAAGACATTTTACAAATGGATTTCAATGAGGCCAATCAGAAAAATTTAAATGAAGTGTTTTATTCATTTATTGATATTAATGAAGAAATTGATAGCGATACGGCAGAAATAGAATTAAAAAATATGGATTTTTTCTCAATATTAGGAATGCCTACATCTTTTTTGATCGAAAATATAGAAGTAACTTTTAAAGAAAACGTCTTTTGGTGCGACTATATTCATATTTATTTTATCAAAGATAATGACGAATTTACTCTTTTATTTAGATTCAATACAACTGAAGATAATGAAGATGAAACCAATGTGAATTTTGGAGCTGGTGAAAGACTCTACATTTTAAAGAATAAGAAATTATCTGGAATTTCAAATACAGAAGCGAAAAGGTATATAGAAAATTTTAAAAATTTTTATAACAGTTTAAGCTTTGACATTACTAGATCTGATTACACACAATACATAACTTTTGATTATTCAAAAGTAAGAAGGAATTTTAAGCAATTTCCCGAAGTAACACAATTATTGACTGCTGCAAAAAATGACCCTGATAGTGGATTGTTACGTTTAAATATTATTCTTCAGATCGATAGAATATATTGTAAAAATCCTAGAACCCCTGAAAATGATGTTTTTTATAATATTGGAAATATGCAGCCATAATGTATTCTAACATACAGTTAATCTATTTGATAATTTTATTTCTTGTTGCTACTTATTCTATTTTCTTATGTAAAAATGGAAAGGAGCAACAGGAATTTCTGTGTATTTATCTGAGTATAACATTTTGCTTAGAATGTATGATGTACATATTTCAGATGTATTTTAAAAGTAGTGCGGACTTTGACTTTATGTATAATATTTATATTCTTTTTTGCGCGATTTTTTTTCTGATGTATTTTAATAAAAAACAGGGAAGAGCATTGAAGAGAATAAATAATATTGTTTTCTTGGTTTTTTCACTTATCTATGTTTTTTTTATAATTAAGAATCATAAAGAAATTAGTCAGGTAATAGGTATTTCTTTTGCTCTTATCTATATCATTTACAGTCTAATCTGGTTTTACAGTAAAATAAAAGATCCAAATTTAAATAGTATTGCGAATGATCCTAAATTCTGGGTTTCATGCGGGCTACTGTTTTGGGGCGTTTTTTTTATCTTAAGAATTATTCCGAGATATTTATTTAATGAAGTAGATCGTGAGATTCTAATTGTTTCTCAGTCATTCTTTTTTGTAATCAACATCTTTTTTTATGTTTCTTTTTTTATTTCA
The sequence above is a segment of the Chryseobacterium sp. JJR-5R genome. Coding sequences within it:
- a CDS encoding DNA-directed RNA polymerase subunit alpha; the protein is MAILQFIKPDKVILLNSDQFRGQFEFRPLEQGFGLTIGNALRRVLLSSLEGYAISSIKIEGVEHEFSTISGVIEDVTEIILNLKQVRLKSTAENQTSEQVVAKVSGQTVITAGDLGKSINGFQVLNPELVICNLNSDVTFEITFNIEKGRGYVPSEQNKSNNAPIGTIAIDSIFTPIKKVQYSIENYRVEQKTDYEKLVLDIETDGSISPQNALTEASKILIYHFMLFSDERITLETEAVKASIQYDEETLHTRQLLKSKLADMDLSVRALNCLKAAEVETLGELVSYSKSDLMKFRNFGKKSLTELEELVHSKGLNFGFDVAKYKLDADK
- the rplQ gene encoding 50S ribosomal protein L17 — its product is MRHGKKFNHLGRTASHRSALLSNMACSLIEHKRINTTVAKAKALRVYVEPLLTKAKEDTTHNRRIVFSYLQNKEAVTELFRSVAPKIAERNGGYTRIIKTGFRLGDAADMALIELVDFNELYNPNAEEKKATRRSRRSATAVKKETVAAEAEAPAVEEKAAEPTAQAADSTEEKTEE
- a CDS encoding N-acetylmuramoyl-L-alanine amidase; its protein translation is MKIVNQKLSKTLASETVIFTATSNKGGEMVPDSIIIHFTAGRSSESSVAWFRDPEAKASAHIVIDREGKITQMVEFNRKAWHAGVSRWADRSGFNNFSIGIELDNPGRLTKVNDRFYSWFGKEYPKEVVVEAKHKHEKSISFWHNFTEKQIDSCFRICKLLMETYQIKDILGHDDIAPFRKNDPGPAFPMESFRAKLFGRHDDTGDIYKITENNTNLRSGAGTTFESMARLPLNTEVEFIKSKSGWFYVYVLKTPGSSGEPLYGWVSGSLLKKL
- a CDS encoding response regulator transcription factor, encoding MSISIAIVEDEKNYNNALKKVINYQDDMNVVAQFFDGKEALSQLSDISPDVVMMDIQLPDMHGIEVMEKLRIHIPKTHFIMCTSFEDDDKVFSSLKAGAIGYLVKGESMDKILSSIRDVCNGGAPMSFSIARKVLSHFERKLPEIKGFDELTEREKEILELLSQGLLYKEIADKKFISIDTVKKHVGNTYRKLHVNNKVEAINKFNYFKN